Proteins encoded together in one Mastacembelus armatus chromosome 15, fMasArm1.2, whole genome shotgun sequence window:
- the marchf8 gene encoding E3 ubiquitin-protein ligase MARCHF8 isoform X2: MNMPLHQISVIPRDVTSSRVSGSGKAKDKDKQNEKPLGHSASRSSNISKAGSPTSVNAPCSFSRTSVSPSSQDICSSQDQDSRKQTAVVLVNSNGKTCQGSESITVTTLCTDALPAAKHNKQRDWLSLLRPSSINIHPHSPLRFSVSLNDVSQRVDSLCRGLHFIDRTCSEGELKVKPEPAQFPALDRRARTLNDKLAVAPTHQNRNPAFSTRTQPHLVPSFTNNYKYMLGISPASCLPSDPAIIIPPPLSNTHLHPHHSPSTNFLRLLLPVSRSSTSASLQCSELGSYASHLHISKSSTTLLEDSEAGFPPDDLLGDDDVFVEDLPSPAPKGSGQLAVPQTVTLTGPGLLLAPLCYMDGDSDLDCCPSPLSEKTGPLSPYSLSGDCCRICHCEGDDESPLITPCHCTGSLRFVHQACLQQWIKSSDTRCCELCKYEFIMETKLKPLRKWEKLQMTASERRKIMCSVTFHVIAITCVVWSLYVLIDRTAEEIKLGILEWPFWTKLVVVAIGFTGGLVFMYVQCKVYIHLWRRLKAYNRVIYVQNRPELCKKVALEKPPLMEPSLESKEALAPAQSDTNSSQYTETEDYSMEVLHV, encoded by the exons AATGAAAAACCTCTGGGTCATTCTGCAAGCAGGTCCAGCAATATATCAAAG GCGGGGAGCCCGACTTCAGTTAATGCTCCATGCAGTTTCTCCAGGACGTCTGTTTCCCCCTCCAGCCAGGACATCTGCAG CAGTCAGGATCAGGACTCCCGGAAGCAGACTGCAGTGGTTCTGGTGAATTCTAATGGTAAAACCTGCCAGGGTTCAGAAAGTATTACAGTGACCACCCTCTGCACAGACGCCCTCCCAGCTGCTAAACATAACAAACAACGAGACTGGCTTTCTCTGCTCCGGCCCTCCTCCATCAACATCCACCCCCACAGCCCACTGaggttttctgtctctctgaatGATGTGAGCCAGCGTGTGGACAGTCTCTGCCGTGGCCTGCACTTTATAGATCGGACGTGCTCTGAAGGAGAACTGAAGGTGAAGCCTGAGCCTGCTCAGTTTCCTGCCTTGGATCGTAGGGCACGCACACTTAACGACAAGCTGGCTGTAGCACCCACACACCAGAACCGAAATCCCGCCTTCTCGACACGCACCCAGCCCCACCTTGTCCCCTCCTTCACCAACAACTACAAATACATGCTGGGCATCTCTCCTGCCAGTTGCCTCCCATCTGACCCTGCCATCATCATCCCTCCACCTCTTTCTAAcacccacctccacccccaTCACTCCCCAAGCACCAATTTCCTGCGTCTCCTCCTCCCCGTCTCTCGATCCTCTACCTCAGCCAGCCTGCAGTGCTCAGAGCTGGGCAGCTACGCTTCTCACCTCCACATCAGCAAATCCTCTACCACCCTACTGGAAGACAGTGAGGCAGGGTTTCCCCCCGACGATTTACTGGGCGATGACGACGTGTTTGTGGAGGACTTGCCCAGTCCAGCTCCAAAGGGATCAGGCCAGCTGGCAGTCCCACAAACAGTCACCTTGACTGGGCCAGGTCTTCTTCTGGCGCCCCTGTGCTATATGGATGGGGACAGCGACTTGGACTGCTGCCCATCCCCTTTGTCAGAGAAAACTGGGCCATTGTCACCGTATTCTCTATCTGGGGACTGCTGCAG GATTTGTCACTGTGAAGGGGATGACGAGAGTCCTCTGATCACGCCATGCCACTGCACGGGGAGCCTGCGCTTTGTCCACCAGGCCTGTTTACAGCAGTGGATCAAGAGCTCCGACACTCGCTGCTGTGAGCTCTGTAAATATGAGTTCATCATGGAGACTAAGCTCAAACCGCTGCGTAAG TGGGAGAAGCTACAGATGACCGCGAGTGAGAGAAGAAAGATCATGTGTTCGGTCACTTTCCATGTCATCGCCATCACCTGCGTGGTGTGGTCACTCTACGTTCTCATCGACAGAACAGCAGAGGAAATCAAACTAG GGATCCTGGAATGGCCTTTCTGGACCAAACTAGTGGTGGTAGCCATCGGCTTTACAGGTGGACTGGTGTTCATGTACGTCCAATGTAAGGTCTACATTCATCTTTGGAGGAGACTCAAGGCTTACAACCGGGTCATATACGTCCAGAACCGGCCAGAATTGTGTAAAAAGGTGGCGCTGGAGAAGCCGCCGCTTATGGAGCCAAGTCTGGAGAGCAAGGAGGCTCTGGCCCCAGCCCAGTCGGATACAAACTCCTCCCagtacacagagacagaggactACAGTATGGAGGTGCTGCATGTCTGA